In Cryptococcus tetragattii IND107 chromosome 11, whole genome shotgun sequence, a single window of DNA contains:
- a CDS encoding malate synthase A, whose protein sequence is MSLPQGIYLTAPIPKGGEHILSTQALEFLAVLHRTFNKRRLELLKNREKVQAELDQGKSLSFLPETREIRENLAWSCAPPGPGLEDRRVEITGPTDRKMVVNALNSGAKTFMADFEDSNSPTWSNMVLGQVNLYDAIRRQIDFEINGKAYKLSEKPAVLLVRPRGWHLPEPRLIIDGTPMSGSLFDFGLYFFHNAPELISRGSGPYFYLPKMEHHLEARLWNDAFSLATSHLGVQQGVIRATVLIETLPAAFQMEEILYELKEHSAGLNCGRWDYIFSFIKKQRAHKNCVFPDRSDVTMTVPFMDAYVRLLIQTCHKRKVAAMGGMSAQIPIKNDPAANERAMSKVRADKLREVTAGHDGTWVAHPALIPIALEIFNQHMPGPNQYHVRREDVTVTDKQIADPSVPGKITEQGLRDNVSAALSYCAAWISGNGCVPINHLMEDAATAEIARVQLWQWCKYGSKTDSGKDINPSYVQTILSEEASKVSKLPGIDPSHVKIASEYMAQQVKADWPSDFLTSDLLGYLEGVGTKGGAKASL, encoded by the exons ATGTCCCTCCCTCAAGGTATCTACCTCACTGCCCCTATCCCCAAGGGCGGTGAGCACATCCTCTCTACCCAAGCCCTCGAGTTCCTCGCCGTGCTCCATAGAACATTCAACAAGCGAAGATTGGAACTGTTAAAAAACCGTGAAAAGGTTCAGGCCGAGCTGGACCAAGGCAAGTCCCTCTCGTTCCTCCCAGAAACCAGGGAGATTAGAGAGAACCTTGCTTGGAGTTGTGCCCCTCCCGGTCCAGGGCTTGAAGACCGTCG AGTTGAGATTACCGGCCCGACCGACAGGAAGATGGTCGTCAACGCTTTGAACTCTGGTGCTAAGACCTTTATGGCCGATTTTGAGG ACTCTAACTCTCCTACCTGGTCAAACATGGTTCTGGGACAGGTCAATCTTTACGATGCAATCCG ACGACAAATTGACTTTGAAATCAACGGCAAGGCTTATAAACTCTCCGAGAAGCCTGCTGTGCTTTTGGTCCG ACCACGAGGGTGGCACCTTCCTGAACCCCGTTTGATTATCGACGGCACTCCCATGTCCGGCTCCCTCTTCGACTTTGGTCTTTACTTTTTCCACAACGCCCCCGAACTCATCTCCCGAGGTTCTGGGCCTTATTTTTACCTTCCTAAGATGGAACACCATCTCGAAGCTCGTCTTTGGAACGATGCCTTCTCCCTTGCGACAAGTCACTTGGGGGTGCAGCAGGGTGTGATTAGGGCGACAGTATTGATTGAGACTTTGCCCGCGGCGTTccagatggaagagattttGTATGAGTTGAAGGAACATTCTGCCGGTTTGAACTGTGGGCGATGGGATTACATCTTCAGTTT CATCAAGAAGCAACGAGCTCACAAGAACTGCGTCTTCCCCGATCGATCTGACGTTACCATGACAGTCCCCTTCATGGACGCTTACGTCCGCCTACTCATCCAAACTTGTCATAA GCGAAAGGTAGCCGCTATGGGAGGCATGTCTGCCCAGATTCCTATCAAGAACGATCCCGCCGCCAACGAACGCGCCATGTCGAAAGTTCGCGCCGACAAACTCCGTGAAGTCACCGCCGGGCATGACGGCACATGGGTTGCTCACCCCGCCCTCATTCCCATCGCCCTCGAGATCTTTAACCAACACATGCCAGGTCCGAACCAGTACCACGTCCGCCGCGAAGATGTTACTGTCACGGACAAGCAGATTGCTGATCCTTCTGTCCCTGGAAAGATTACAGAACAAGGGTTGAGGGATAATGTGAGCGCCGCTTTGTCGTATTGTGCGGCGTGGATTAGTGGAAATGGGTGTGTGCCGATCAATCACTTGATGGAGGATGCTGCAACGGCGGAAATTGCCAGAGTGCAACTTTGGCAGTGGTGCAAGTATGGCTCTAAGACA GACTCCGGCAAAGACATCAATCCCTCTTACGTCCAAACCATCCTCTCTGAGGAAGCATCCAAAGTCTCAAAACTCCCCGGTATTGACCCATCTCACGTCAAGATTGCATCTGAGTATATGGCTCAGCAGGTCAAGGCCGATTGGCCGAGTGATTTCTTGACAAGTGATTTATTGGGGTACCTTGAAGGTGTCGGCACTAAGGGCGGTGCCAAAGCTAGCCTTTAA